One region of Clostridia bacterium genomic DNA includes:
- the ispG gene encoding flavodoxin-dependent (E)-4-hydroxy-3-methylbut-2-enyl-diphosphate synthase: protein MTKVIKIGNVEIGGGNKIAIQSMTNTKTSDVDNTVYQIKKLSDAGCDIVRMAITDTDDAKAIKTIKQNTHIPLVADIQFDYRLAIASIENGIDKIRINPGNIGTQEKVKAIVDCAKSHNIPIRVGVNSGSIEKEFLQSYGRSATALAESALKSVSILENLGFYDIVISVKSSDVKMMIDACRIIAQKSQYPQHLGVTEAGLYESALIKSAIGIGSLLIDNIGDTIRVSVTGDSVEEIAAAKKILRYSGKDNNFVEIVSCPTCGRCKVDLFNLATQAQKRLGHIQKPVKVAIMGCPVNGPGEAKGADFGITGGDGKGIIFEKGEIVKIVKENELLDELVKRVEDFVKDK, encoded by the coding sequence ATGACAAAAGTTATTAAGATTGGAAATGTCGAAATAGGCGGCGGTAACAAGATTGCTATACAATCAATGACTAATACCAAAACCTCAGATGTTGATAATACAGTTTATCAAATAAAAAAATTGTCTGATGCAGGCTGCGATATAGTAAGAATGGCTATAACTGATACAGACGATGCCAAAGCAATCAAGACAATCAAACAAAATACGCATATTCCGCTTGTAGCGGATATCCAATTTGATTATAGATTAGCCATAGCTTCAATAGAAAACGGTATTGACAAAATCAGAATAAATCCTGGAAATATAGGCACACAAGAAAAAGTAAAAGCTATAGTCGATTGTGCCAAAAGTCATAATATTCCTATAAGAGTGGGAGTTAACAGCGGTTCTATAGAAAAAGAGTTTTTGCAGTCTTATGGCAGAAGCGCAACGGCTTTGGCAGAAAGCGCATTAAAAAGTGTATCTATACTTGAAAACCTAGGATTTTATGATATAGTTATATCCGTCAAATCATCTGATGTAAAAATGATGATTGACGCATGCCGTATTATAGCCCAAAAATCTCAATATCCTCAACATCTTGGAGTTACCGAAGCTGGGCTTTATGAGAGTGCGTTAATAAAATCCGCTATTGGAATAGGTTCGTTATTGATAGATAATATTGGCGATACAATAAGAGTATCTGTTACTGGCGATTCGGTAGAAGAAATAGCTGCCGCAAAAAAAATATTGAGATATTCTGGAAAAGACAATAATTTTGTAGAAATAGTATCTTGTCCCACATGTGGCAGATGTAAGGTTGATTTGTTTAACCTTGCAACGCAGGCTCAGAAAAGACTTGGACATATTCAAAAGCCTGTAAAAGTAGCAATAATGGGCTGTCCTGTTAATGGTCCTGGTGAAGCAAAAGGTGCTGATTTCGGCATTACAGGCGGAGACGGAAAAGGCATTATTTTTGAAAAGGGCGAGATAGTCAAAATCGTTAAAGAAAACGAACTTTTGGACGAACTTGTAAAAAGAGTAGAAGATTTTGTAAAAGATAAATAA
- a CDS encoding M50 family metallopeptidase — translation MFALYIVLSILILLLMVTIHEFGHYIAGRILGFKINEFSIGFGPAIFQRTNKRGEKISLRIFPLGGFCAFEGEDEGEPAKPKKENVEIDVFSEKESKPEEKANEQQNKQLSFNEQKPWKRIIVLISGALFNIISGFIFSIIFIAVIGNSLPVVGEVYDTPNASIIKENDIIVAVNGKKITIMKDLSTLMKDIDENEDFVLTVLRDDVKKDLPLKKVRYTFLDENKKEQTNVGIGIITKDYVRQSYNIFESIGYAFPFTLKMAGTILSAFGDLLRGIGLNQLSGPVTTVTEMAKLSQANILNVLILLPLIAVNLGIFNLFPIPALDGSKIVFTLIEWIRKKPINRNIENMIHFVGFVLLLGLIIVIDMLKFIR, via the coding sequence ATGTTTGCTTTATATATAGTATTGTCAATTTTGATATTGCTTTTGATGGTTACAATCCATGAATTCGGTCATTACATTGCAGGCAGAATTTTAGGATTTAAAATTAATGAATTTTCAATCGGATTTGGACCTGCAATTTTTCAACGCACCAACAAAAGAGGTGAAAAAATCAGCTTGCGTATTTTTCCTTTGGGAGGATTTTGCGCTTTTGAAGGAGAAGACGAAGGAGAGCCTGCTAAGCCCAAAAAAGAAAACGTGGAAATAGATGTTTTTTCAGAAAAAGAATCAAAGCCTGAAGAAAAAGCAAACGAACAACAAAACAAGCAGCTTAGTTTTAATGAGCAAAAACCTTGGAAAAGAATTATAGTTCTTATAAGCGGCGCTCTTTTCAATATAATTTCTGGTTTTATATTTTCTATAATCTTCATTGCTGTGATAGGCAACAGTCTTCCTGTAGTTGGAGAGGTCTATGATACTCCTAACGCTAGTATCATAAAAGAAAATGACATCATAGTTGCCGTAAACGGCAAAAAAATAACTATAATGAAAGACCTAAGTACACTAATGAAAGATATAGATGAAAATGAAGACTTTGTATTAACAGTATTAAGAGACGATGTTAAAAAAGATCTTCCGTTAAAAAAGGTTCGTTATACGTTTTTGGATGAGAATAAAAAAGAACAAACTAATGTCGGCATAGGTATAATAACTAAAGATTATGTTCGACAAAGTTATAATATTTTTGAAAGCATAGGATATGCATTTCCTTTTACACTAAAAATGGCGGGAACGATATTATCGGCATTTGGTGATTTGTTAAGAGGAATAGGGCTTAACCAGTTGAGCGGACCTGTTACTACTGTTACCGAAATGGCAAAACTATCTCAAGCTAATATATTAAATGTTCTGATTTTGTTGCCGCTTATTGCAGTAAACCTAGGTATTTTCAATCTATTTCCTATTCCAGCTTTGGACGGCTCAAAAATTGTCTTTACCTTGATAGAATGGATAAGAAAGAAACCTATTAATCGTAATATAGAAAATATGATACATTTTGTAGGATTTGTATTGCTGTTAGGTTTGATCATTGTGATTGATATGCTAAAGTTTATACGGTAG
- the dxr gene encoding 1-deoxy-D-xylulose-5-phosphate reductoisomerase: MKGLAVLGSSGTVGSYVLDAARKNPDKFKIISLCVNNNIQKLISSAWEFRPKFVGFSDPKVDYSYIKEQLPENTQICIGEKALEEAVNVDGVDVVAAVSAGTASLRAVLLAVSLGKKIALANKEVLVSGGSLLINACKNGQIIPVDSEHSAVFQCLNGESKKNLKRIILTASGGAFFGRNKSELEDITPELALKHPNWNMGKKITIDSATMMNKGLEIIEAKYLFQTDNVDYVIHPSSTVHSMVEFVDNSVIAQLGNPSMEIPVLFALSYPDRLNTSVRPLNFFDLHLDFYQPDEDNFPFPKLARQVYQKGGLTLAVMIAADEKAVELFLNKKIGFLDIYRLVDYCVTKLSYNDTITVDNIIKVDNEVREYLNLDYNKILK, encoded by the coding sequence ATGAAAGGACTTGCGGTATTAGGTAGTAGCGGAACGGTAGGTTCTTATGTTTTGGATGCCGCAAGAAAAAATCCCGATAAGTTCAAAATAATTTCGTTATGTGTCAATAACAATATTCAAAAACTTATTTCTTCGGCATGGGAATTTCGCCCCAAATTTGTTGGTTTTTCAGATCCGAAAGTTGATTATTCATATATAAAAGAACAATTACCAGAAAATACTCAGATATGTATTGGAGAAAAAGCGCTTGAAGAAGCTGTAAATGTTGACGGTGTAGATGTAGTTGCGGCTGTCAGCGCAGGCACAGCGTCTTTGCGTGCTGTCTTGCTCGCGGTTTCTTTGGGCAAAAAAATCGCATTGGCCAACAAAGAAGTATTGGTAAGCGGCGGCAGCTTGCTTATAAATGCTTGCAAAAATGGTCAGATTATACCTGTTGACAGCGAACACTCTGCAGTATTCCAGTGTCTTAACGGCGAATCTAAAAAAAATCTAAAACGCATTATTTTAACTGCAAGCGGCGGTGCATTTTTTGGCCGTAATAAGAGTGAGTTAGAAGATATTACACCCGAACTTGCGCTCAAACATCCAAACTGGAATATGGGAAAAAAGATAACAATAGATTCTGCTACTATGATGAACAAAGGCTTGGAAATCATTGAAGCCAAATATCTTTTTCAGACGGATAATGTTGATTATGTAATACATCCTTCTAGTACAGTTCATTCTATGGTAGAGTTTGTAGATAATTCGGTCATTGCACAACTAGGCAATCCATCTATGGAAATTCCTGTTTTGTTTGCACTAAGCTATCCCGATAGACTTAACACATCGGTTAGACCGCTTAATTTTTTTGATCTTCACCTTGATTTTTATCAACCTGATGAAGATAATTTCCCTTTTCCTAAACTGGCGCGACAAGTTTATCAAAAAGGCGGCTTGACTCTCGCAGTTATGATAGCTGCTGACGAAAAAGCGGTGGAATTATTTTTAAACAAAAAGATAGGATTTTTGGATATTTATAGATTAGTTGATTATTGTGTGACAAAGTTGAGTTATAATGATACTATTACCGTAGATAATATTATAAAAGTTGATAATGAAGTAAGAGAATATCTCAATCTAGATTATAATAAGATATTAAAATAA